The nucleotide sequence ATTGGCTGAAGCGCTACGTTTCCGTTTCCCGGTGACGGCAGGCGTACCTCTGGCTCGCGTAGTACCAAGTGCCTCGCCACCAGCACTCGCGCTATTAGCGGCACTCCTGAGATACCCTCCAAGAGATCGACCAACAGCACCGCAAGCACTAAGGTTGTAATCTCGTTCATATTGCTAagtctatattaatatatttttctgattacTATGATACAACGTATACCCACCCAACCCCTTTTCCCGCAACGTGTTGTCCTGATAACCACAACTTGTCCCGTCCAGTTTTCCGCTTCGTGTCTCGTCCCGTCTCCTGCAACGTGTTCTATTCGCGTTTCCCACAAcgcattatatttttcataacgtATCGAgacctttttttattaaccacaaatgTACCTAAAACAGAAATTTAATGggtcttttaaaaaaaatgaagtttcattgaaatttcCATAGAAATAGTGATGGATTAGTATTTTTCACTAGTTAAGCACAATTTTTCGTCTAAAGTTTCATGTACAtatctcacttcaaaaatgacgaagttttacaacaaattcaAATCCTTATTTCACCCTTTTAGGaatggaatttccaaaaatccttcCTTAGCGAACGTCTACTAGTTACAATCTACTTTCTTGCCCAATCTCAGCATTATTGGTTCAGTACCTAGTTGTTTTGgctttattaatatagatcCTCCATAATTATTAGTTActtatgtcatttttatttaggtttcCATATTTTGCTGTGGGAGCTGCTCTCGTCTTACCACCACCTGCGTCACGAGCTAGAAGGTAAGTTTATTGAAATACAATATGCGGTACTACCTGCCCATACCAGATACAAGTGTACCAGATACGGTGTTTACGGTACTACCTACCCATACCAGATACATGTGTAATTAAATCAATAGTAAATGCCGGTATGTAGTAAGGGTAGTACCTACCTCTCTTTATCAAATCAGCCGGACAAATATGACCTTTAACCTATATAACCTGCTACACTTTACcctatataaatctgtgtaGAAGCGGTCGCGACCGAGAAGAGTCAGATAATGCTCCTCTGGTTGCTCCTGTGTCATCGTTCGTCACGCCGCTCCCCGCTGCCCCTGCTGCACCTCCTGCAATTGTCGCGCAACCACTTCACGATCGCTTTGCAGATATTTTGGGGTAAGTAACAGTTCttctattaagtattttacaatcaaaatgttattcttGTGCACAATTTTTGATGTTACAGAGGAGAGGTTACGCACGAATTGGGCGTGCGCACTGAACCACTACGGCAGGTAACAGCGGCAGGCGGCGGTCGCAGCGTTTTAGCTGCGCTGCAGGCGGGCGGTGGCGGCCGCGCTGGGACGCGGGTTGCTGGCGCGCCGCCACCCGCAGCAGCCGCCTACCTCGGCGCAGCACGCTATGTAGCGGGCGCCCGTATCGACACTTCACTATTTCATCCGCTCCCACTGCGAGCACACCACGGTATGTACCTACTGTTAttgactatttttatatatcacaGATACTAGATCCACAGAACCGTGTTGTTCTACCAATACGATAGATTCACTGCTCTAcaagtacttaattaatatggTATAAGTAGTTATCTATCTGCATAAAACTGCATCTGTTTACCCACGGCTTCGTCCGCTTAAATGCCCTCGGGAACAGGTTTTTCTTCGCAAATAGCTAGTTGGAATAATATATCATAGCGTAGGTATTtgaaaatacacacagcgccatctagtgttttattgcaaagttatAAAACGTGCATTTAGCGCCACCAATAATAGAATCttcgcaaatcccacgggaataaTAGTTATTGCCAggataataggtacctactaggtatcctatgtccttctccatactcttaattatttatagctaTGCGAAGTTTCAAGAAGACTGGGTGAGTAGagaacaaacttactttcgcatttatattagttgcTATTGTTTCAGAAGCGACCACAGTTGGAAGCGGAGCATCACGAGTGGACTGGGCAGCAAAGTATCTTCGATGAATTGACAAATCAGTTGAAATCGCAAGATTAAGTAATAGCATCATACGATACTAATAACTCGATGCTATCTTATATctcattttatgaaaataataaatggaaatttattttttgaaacgtATACTTTTTGTGGAGtgaggggaggcttttgcctaGCAGGTGGGACATGTTAtaactgttaaaaaaatactgttatgtaaatttcacgtaatttaactttatacgAAACCGGTGAAAGCGTCAGTGTCAGGTTCGCATAGCAAATAAATTGAGATTTGGGTTTCAGTTTCTTTTCTTGGTTCAGTGCGTGCTGCGCGGCCCCAAAATAAGGATGCGTTTTGCTAGAAATATTATGCCTGCTAAAATGGGTTTTAGTGGAGGTGGGGTGTGGGTAGGTACTTCTACCCTTACGTGAATGCATAATTATcaacataggtactttaattatttttaattttacaagtcTGTAATACTATTGACATTAGTTTTAAAAGCTAAGCCACCGTACAGTTAAGCAGAACAGGCAATGGaccataaaaaattgtaatgttttcCGAAATGTTAAAGTATGGAAATTATTTCAGCTTCTCAAGGCACAATGACATTACTGTCATGACCAATGCGCAATGGCCgcatttttgatgaaatataaaaaaaaatattatagtttatgatgttttattgataaaatatattattatgatctgATAACTATACTTTTGTTATGTAAACTTTCTGGTCTTATCCTGATCAAAGATACACAAGATCCAGTATTTTAGTTTGCCTGATTCACAAAGCAATACCTAATAATAGTATGTGATGTAGAAATcacaattaagaaaaaaaaaatggataaaatcataattcaGATTATACTAAATGCCTGTTTTGTGAACTTGGCAATggcaaaagaaagaaaagttaGGAACTATCTATCACGGCAAGTTGAGCCAGATGCCCCGAGATAACTACACTAGTGGTTTAAATATATCACTGTTGTGAAGTAGTTAAGTATGCCACATGATTGCAATGTATATACAGGAGAAACCACAGGCaaatattagtaattaaattattgtggAAACCGGGTCTTGTGATCTACTACACATCTTGTATTGTATTGGTATATATaccatttataaaacttttttctgtaatattgtATGGATGGACACATCACGAAAGCttaacacaaatataaattttatagtcACAACATGTTAAACTTAACACTTTctaattttgttgattttatacaacaagttatatttaaaaacctgTCATTTGTATCAGACACTACTTTGGTGAGCACCAGCTAGCATAATGTAACCTCAATTTTCTATCCTTTCAACAATCACTTCATAGGCACAATAAGGCTATGAAACCAAAAATACAGTTAGATAACttcatactatattatattatttacacatttactttcatataaaatttgacagtgATCAACAAGACAGGTAAGAATGAGGCAGCTTGGTCACTCGTACTTGAGGTAGAGCTTGGTGTCGAGCGGTGGCTGCTGTGCAGGCGGCGGCCAGTCGGCGGGTGGCCACAGCACGCGGCCGCCGCCTTCCACAAGACCCCAGCCCAGCAATGAACCGCGCGCGCCACGCTCACGCTTGGGAGACGCCGTCGATATGTTCACCGACACACCCTTGATGATGTGGTCCTGCCCACACAGTGATTGAGCCACCTCTGCGTCCAGGAACGTCACGAAGCTGAATGCCCGAAATGGCCGTGGCACAAATACATCTGTCACCTGCCCAAATGCCCCAAAGTATTCGCGCAGGTCGTCTGCTGTGAGGCTCTCGGTGCAGCGGCCAACGAATACTTTGCGATGTGCTGTCGCACCGCCGTCCTTGCCATTGGGTATACGTACGTCACACCAGCGCCCATCGATCATGTGCCGACGACCGAGGGCGCGCGTTTGAGCTTCATAATCCGCGAACTTGATGAATCCGAACCCTTTGGACAATCCGGTCTTGGCGTCGCGCTTCACCTGGACCATTAGCAATTCGCCGAACGTGGAAAAGTACTCGCGCACGGAGTCCTCAGCTGTCTTCCAGGGTAGGCCGAGGACTATAAGGTCGGAACACCGCGGGCGCGGAGAGGGAACGGGCGAGGACCGCGGGAAGGCGCACCAGAAGCGATGTACTGCCCAGCCCTCGGCCGGCGGAGACAGACGTTCGTCCACCAGTCGTACGCCGCGCAGCCGTCCTCCCGTACGGTACTTGAGTCCGCTGGCCCCCGCGAACTGGGCTGCCACCGTGCTAAGCAGCAACGAGCCATCCTCCTCAGTTGGCAGCTCGATGGGCTCATCTTGCTCGCCCTCACTCACCGGCACGTACTCTATAGACATTTCGCTCACCGCCCAATGCGCTCTTTACAATTCGTCATCTcgtttacattatatatgaCCGAGAACGACTCCACAGTCGCGGAAAGAGCGACTCCGTCACTACAACTTGATGAGAATATAGGGAAAGATATCTCTCGATTTTAATTCCTATCTACGTCTACATCACACGCGTGACGTATGACAGTAGCATGACATGACATAACGTGAGTGCCTCAGACGCAACAGATTACTACTACCAGATTGCGCGTCTTGACCTACGTACGTATTGAATTTATGGGAATCCGTGACACATTTAggccgcagcttcgcccgttTCAAATTGCCTTGGTAAtagttggaataaaatatccacagcgcatttaaaatacacgcCGCGCCATCTtgtgttttattcaaattaaaatcatttattcagaaattagtccttcacaggcatttttctggtaatttttttttttttttttttatattcatagttatttcttacaagctacaaactactggcatttcggaacgaccactgttgaaaataaatgccgaaagaaactaatttgaacagtgttggtcccccTATCATTACAGAAGGGCTTACTATAttgtttcttatatatatttttttttttctaataatatgtaaaatacataatgtacatatagTCAAAACaagttatgattgtgatccgagtgcagattacaatatatattataatatgggTTATCAGGCAAATAAAACCACTTTAAGTCGAGACGAAAGCGTAGCGTTTTCAACCATCATAagagtgtaaaataaaaatatatatatacaaggtCAATGGTATATAAAGCCGAAAATGGTAGATAGGGTATCGTATCCACAttctcagaaaaatatttccatgtgGAAAAAACGTCGAGTTAAATTTGACAACATTGACCTCTGTACTAGGATTGGTgcaaattatgatgatgaaaattcaaaacatgGCTTTATTAAACGGTCTCTATTGGAAATGTAAGTAAAAGCaataataagaatttttatcttattgacaattgaaaaataacttgTGCGCCTGTGTGAAAGTGAAAGAAATAGGATAGAAATAGATGGATGGAATGAAATATtgcctataatttttttttttttttttttttttttttttttttttttttttttttttttttttttttttttttttttttttttttttttttttttttttttttttgtgtcgaTGTCATGGTTCTGTATGATTTACTATTACCTActcataaaatagtttaatgtGAAATCTTTGTAGTTTGTTGTTTACGTTTttcaattaatgaaataaattattactgatgattaataatttaataaatcttaagTATCGCTAATCTTAAGTaatggttggttggttggttggttggttggttggttggttggttggttggttggttggttggttggttggttggttggttggttggttggttggttggttggttggttggttggttggttggttggttggttggttggttggttggttggttggttggttggttggttggttggttggttggttggttggttggttggttggttggttggttggttggttggttggttggttggttggttggttggttggttggttggttggttggttggttggttggttggttggttggttggttggttggttggttggttggttggttggttggttggttggttggttggttggttggttggttggttggttggttg is from Plodia interpunctella isolate USDA-ARS_2022_Savannah unplaced genomic scaffold, ilPloInte3.2 Pint_41, whole genome shotgun sequence and encodes:
- the LOC128682755 gene encoding TAR DNA-binding protein 43-like, which codes for MSIEYVPVSEGEQDEPIELPTEEDGSLLLSTVAAQFAGASGLKYRTGGRLRGVRLVDERLSPPAEGWAVHRFWCAFPRSSPVPSPRPRCSDLIVLGLPWKTAEDSVREYFSTFGELLMVQVKRDAKTGLSKGFGFIKFADYEAQTRALGRRHMIDGRWCDVRIPNGKDGGATAHRKVFVGRCTESLTADDLREYFGAFGQVTDVFVPRPFRAFSFVTFLDAEVAQSLCGQDHIIKGVSVNISTASPKRERGARGSLLGWGLVEGGGRVLWPPADWPPPAQQPPLDTKLYLKYE